One genomic segment of Echeneis naucrates chromosome 18, fEcheNa1.1, whole genome shotgun sequence includes these proteins:
- the rbm14b gene encoding RNA-binding protein 14b isoform X1 codes for MDKSHTVKLFVGNLALDTTQEELSAIFEPYGQVVSCSVLRQFAFVHLQGEGAAERAIRELNGREFRGRNLVVEESRGRPLHSTKVFVGNLSGMCTTEDLQQLFQTFGKVLECDKVKARHSSSAGYAFVHMENKEDALQAIEALHGTSFKGRPLSVELSKVQPSKQAPTGKIPCVNCGKQGHYAGECPVGKPSLEQYQSQAAVLAAAAAAAAGLPLQVQQSVHNSVYNTSTFDPTYAALTGITTGTRTDGNPVNPAVYGALASQVYGANVANQLYGTVASQAALTSGATQVYSSITPNIYGQVAATPAAAAAAAAAAAAAYTTPVYTPTVANPPVYLAAAPGIEMPTAAAAVNPTYSVAPAIYGAATPAYTHLSAMGAADPTTAIFEAARQAHYFAQGQQVVAEQQTAAAAAAAAVAKSGERDRSPLRRSAPLLPDPVMKPFMYQRAKPRRPLLPTPAGRAAEEAVEAAEDPMARYYAEYYQQLQQYPQFQYAYPPPSTVTAIPGMPGVQAMPAVPAVPAMSAQPVATLDALRPVVPTAAAVAAAMAAPRVYEPPLPPPTRKEAILRRPELSLHTPEPPFR; via the exons ATGGACAAGAGCCACACAGTGAAGCTCTTCGTGGGCAACCTGGCGTTGGACACCACCCAGGAGGAGCTGTCGGCCATCTTCGAACCTTACGGCCAGGTGGTCAGCTGCAGTGTGCTGCGACAGTTCGCCTTCGTCCACCTTCAGGGCGAAGGAGCCGCAGAGCGCGCCATCCGGGAGCTCAATGGACGAGAGTTTCGGGGCCGGAATCTGGTGGTGGAGGAGTCGAGAGGACGCCCGCTGCACTCCACCAAGGTGTTTGTGGGGAATCTGAGTGGGATGTGCACCACCGAAGATCTACAGCAGCTGTTCCAGACGTTTGGAAAAGTTCTCGAGTGTGACAAAGTCAAAG CCAGGCATTCCTCTTCTGCAGGCTACGCCTTCGTTCACATGGAGAACAAAGAAGATGCTCTCCAGGCCATCGAGGCCCTGCATGGCACCTCGTTTAAGGGCCGCCCATTGTCTGTAGAGCTGTCCAAGGTCCAACCCAGCAAGCAGGCCCCGACAGGGAAAATCCCCTGCGTTAACTGTGGAAAGCAGGGCCACTATGCCGGAGAATGCCCTGTGGGCAAGCCTTCTCTGGAGCAGTACCAGAGTCAGGCAGCAGTCCTGgccgctgctgcagctgcagccgcCGGACTTCCTCTGCAGGTCCAACAAAGCGTGCACAATTCGGTCTACAACACCTCCACTTTTGACCCCACGTACGCGGCTCTCACTGGGATCACCACAGGCACACGCACCGATGGGAATCCGGTGAACCCGGCTGTTTATGGTGCCCTTGCCAGCCAGGTGTACGGTGCCAATGTCGCCAATCAGCTTTACGGTACGGTGGCCAGTCAGGCAGCTCTCACATCAGGTGCCACCCAAGTGTACAGCTCCATAACACCAAACATCTACGGTCAGGTGGCTGCAACTCCCGCAGCGgcagctgctgccgccgccgctgccgcaGCCGCCTACACGACACCAGTTTACACCCCAACTGTGGCCAACCCCCCCGTCTATCTGGCTGCTGCACCTGGAATAGAAATGCCAACAGCAGCGGCCGCGGTAAACCCCACCTACTCTGTAGCTCCAGCAATTTACGGTGCTGCCACACCAGCTTACACTCATTTAAGCGCCATGGGAGCAGCGGACCCTACTACAGCCATCTTTGAGGCAGCCAGACAGGCGCACTACTTTGCCCAGGGCCAGCAGGTTGTGGCCGAGCAGCAGAcggcggcggcagcggcggcggcggccgtGGCAAAGTCCGGCGAGAGGGACCGTAGTCCCCTACGAAGGTCGGCGCCTCTGCTACCAGACCCGGTGATGAAGCCATTCATGTACCAGCGAGCCAAGCCGCGCCGACCTCTGCTCCCCACACCTGCTGGGCGAGCAGCTGAAGAGGCTGTCGAGGCTGCAGAGGACCCCATGGCCAG GTACTATGCGGAGTActaccagcagctgcagcagtacCCTCAGTTCCAGTATGCCTACCCCCCACCGAGCACAGTGACAGCCATCCCGGGCATGCCGGGGGTGCAGGCCATGCCAGCAGTCCCTGCTGTGCCAGCGATGTCAGCCCAGCCGGTCGCTACGCTGGATGCCCTCAGGCCAGTGGTCCCCACTGCTGCGGCAGTGGCAGCCGCCATGGCTGCGCCCAGGGTGTATGAGCCGCCGTTGCCGCCGCCCACGCGCAAGGAGGCCATCCTCCGCCGCCCTGAACTCTCCCTTCACACGCCTGAGCCCCCCTTCCGATAG
- the rbm14b gene encoding RNA-binding protein 14b isoform X2, translating into MDKSHTVKLFVGNLALDTTQEELSAIFEPYGQVVSCSVLRQFAFVHLQGEGAAERAIRELNGREFRGRNLVVEESRGRPLHSTKVFVGNLSGMCTTEDLQQLFQTFGKVLECDKVKGYAFVHMENKEDALQAIEALHGTSFKGRPLSVELSKVQPSKQAPTGKIPCVNCGKQGHYAGECPVGKPSLEQYQSQAAVLAAAAAAAAGLPLQVQQSVHNSVYNTSTFDPTYAALTGITTGTRTDGNPVNPAVYGALASQVYGANVANQLYGTVASQAALTSGATQVYSSITPNIYGQVAATPAAAAAAAAAAAAAYTTPVYTPTVANPPVYLAAAPGIEMPTAAAAVNPTYSVAPAIYGAATPAYTHLSAMGAADPTTAIFEAARQAHYFAQGQQVVAEQQTAAAAAAAAVAKSGERDRSPLRRSAPLLPDPVMKPFMYQRAKPRRPLLPTPAGRAAEEAVEAAEDPMARYYAEYYQQLQQYPQFQYAYPPPSTVTAIPGMPGVQAMPAVPAVPAMSAQPVATLDALRPVVPTAAAVAAAMAAPRVYEPPLPPPTRKEAILRRPELSLHTPEPPFR; encoded by the exons ATGGACAAGAGCCACACAGTGAAGCTCTTCGTGGGCAACCTGGCGTTGGACACCACCCAGGAGGAGCTGTCGGCCATCTTCGAACCTTACGGCCAGGTGGTCAGCTGCAGTGTGCTGCGACAGTTCGCCTTCGTCCACCTTCAGGGCGAAGGAGCCGCAGAGCGCGCCATCCGGGAGCTCAATGGACGAGAGTTTCGGGGCCGGAATCTGGTGGTGGAGGAGTCGAGAGGACGCCCGCTGCACTCCACCAAGGTGTTTGTGGGGAATCTGAGTGGGATGTGCACCACCGAAGATCTACAGCAGCTGTTCCAGACGTTTGGAAAAGTTCTCGAGTGTGACAAAGTCAAAG GCTACGCCTTCGTTCACATGGAGAACAAAGAAGATGCTCTCCAGGCCATCGAGGCCCTGCATGGCACCTCGTTTAAGGGCCGCCCATTGTCTGTAGAGCTGTCCAAGGTCCAACCCAGCAAGCAGGCCCCGACAGGGAAAATCCCCTGCGTTAACTGTGGAAAGCAGGGCCACTATGCCGGAGAATGCCCTGTGGGCAAGCCTTCTCTGGAGCAGTACCAGAGTCAGGCAGCAGTCCTGgccgctgctgcagctgcagccgcCGGACTTCCTCTGCAGGTCCAACAAAGCGTGCACAATTCGGTCTACAACACCTCCACTTTTGACCCCACGTACGCGGCTCTCACTGGGATCACCACAGGCACACGCACCGATGGGAATCCGGTGAACCCGGCTGTTTATGGTGCCCTTGCCAGCCAGGTGTACGGTGCCAATGTCGCCAATCAGCTTTACGGTACGGTGGCCAGTCAGGCAGCTCTCACATCAGGTGCCACCCAAGTGTACAGCTCCATAACACCAAACATCTACGGTCAGGTGGCTGCAACTCCCGCAGCGgcagctgctgccgccgccgctgccgcaGCCGCCTACACGACACCAGTTTACACCCCAACTGTGGCCAACCCCCCCGTCTATCTGGCTGCTGCACCTGGAATAGAAATGCCAACAGCAGCGGCCGCGGTAAACCCCACCTACTCTGTAGCTCCAGCAATTTACGGTGCTGCCACACCAGCTTACACTCATTTAAGCGCCATGGGAGCAGCGGACCCTACTACAGCCATCTTTGAGGCAGCCAGACAGGCGCACTACTTTGCCCAGGGCCAGCAGGTTGTGGCCGAGCAGCAGAcggcggcggcagcggcggcggcggccgtGGCAAAGTCCGGCGAGAGGGACCGTAGTCCCCTACGAAGGTCGGCGCCTCTGCTACCAGACCCGGTGATGAAGCCATTCATGTACCAGCGAGCCAAGCCGCGCCGACCTCTGCTCCCCACACCTGCTGGGCGAGCAGCTGAAGAGGCTGTCGAGGCTGCAGAGGACCCCATGGCCAG GTACTATGCGGAGTActaccagcagctgcagcagtacCCTCAGTTCCAGTATGCCTACCCCCCACCGAGCACAGTGACAGCCATCCCGGGCATGCCGGGGGTGCAGGCCATGCCAGCAGTCCCTGCTGTGCCAGCGATGTCAGCCCAGCCGGTCGCTACGCTGGATGCCCTCAGGCCAGTGGTCCCCACTGCTGCGGCAGTGGCAGCCGCCATGGCTGCGCCCAGGGTGTATGAGCCGCCGTTGCCGCCGCCCACGCGCAAGGAGGCCATCCTCCGCCGCCCTGAACTCTCCCTTCACACGCCTGAGCCCCCCTTCCGATAG
- the rbm14b gene encoding RNA-binding protein 14b isoform X3, giving the protein MDKSHTVKLFVGNLALDTTQEELSAIFEPYGQVVSCSVLRQFAFVHLQGEGAAERAIRELNGREFRGRNLVVEESRGRPLHSTKVFVGNLSGMCTTEDLQQLFQTFGKVLECDKVKGIPLLQATPSFTWRTKKMLSRPSRPCMAPRLRAAHCL; this is encoded by the exons ATGGACAAGAGCCACACAGTGAAGCTCTTCGTGGGCAACCTGGCGTTGGACACCACCCAGGAGGAGCTGTCGGCCATCTTCGAACCTTACGGCCAGGTGGTCAGCTGCAGTGTGCTGCGACAGTTCGCCTTCGTCCACCTTCAGGGCGAAGGAGCCGCAGAGCGCGCCATCCGGGAGCTCAATGGACGAGAGTTTCGGGGCCGGAATCTGGTGGTGGAGGAGTCGAGAGGACGCCCGCTGCACTCCACCAAGGTGTTTGTGGGGAATCTGAGTGGGATGTGCACCACCGAAGATCTACAGCAGCTGTTCCAGACGTTTGGAAAAGTTCTCGAGTGTGACAAAGTCAAAG GCATTCCTCTTCTGCAGGCTACGCCTTCGTTCACATGGAGAACAAAGAAGATGCTCTCCAGGCCATCGAGGCCCTGCATGGCACCTCGTTTAAGGGCCGCCCATTGTCTGTAG